Proteins encoded in a region of the Balneola sp. genome:
- a CDS encoding copper chaperone PCu(A)C codes for MKKLLILSTALFLFSCSEREKETVTETGSITIEQGWARPTAQGLMSAAYFDLVNTTNLTDTLISAQSSVSDNVQVHETYETEDGLMGMRQQPSVALAKESTTSFKQGGLHIMIIQPKVDLIEGDSLSITLSFSSGLELEARLPIGSQPN; via the coding sequence ATGAAGAAACTTTTGATTTTATCTACCGCACTATTCCTTTTTTCATGTTCAGAACGAGAAAAAGAAACTGTTACCGAAACTGGTTCTATAACTATTGAACAAGGATGGGCCCGGCCTACTGCCCAAGGATTAATGAGCGCTGCTTATTTTGACCTGGTTAATACCACCAACTTAACAGACACTTTGATTTCTGCTCAAAGTTCTGTCTCTGACAATGTTCAAGTTCATGAGACCTATGAAACGGAAGATGGCCTTATGGGAATGCGACAACAGCCTTCTGTTGCCTTAGCCAAAGAGTCCACAACTTCATTTAAACAAGGTGGATTACATATCATGATTATCCAACCAAAAGTGGACTTGATAGAAGGAGACAGCCTCTCCATTACATTGAGTTTTTCTTCGGGTCTGGAATTAGAAGCCAGGCTTCCAATTGGGAGCCAGCCAAACTAG